One Paroedura picta isolate Pp20150507F chromosome 3, Ppicta_v3.0, whole genome shotgun sequence genomic window carries:
- the SDHB gene encoding succinate dehydrogenase [ubiquinone] iron-sulfur subunit, mitochondrial: MAAAVSAGRAGLVSLTGAPRRVAAQVCRRAHAAAAAAVATEAPARIKKFAIYRWNPDNPGEKPRMQTYEVDLNKCGPMVLDALIKIKNEMDSTLTFRRSCREGICGSCAMNINGGNTLACTRKIDDDLGKVSKIYPLPHMYVVKDLVPDLSNFYAQYKAIQPYLKKKDESNQGKEQYLQSIEEREKLDGLYECILCACCSTSCPSYWWNGDKYLGPAVLMQAYRWMIDSRDDYTEERLAQLEDPFSLYRCHTIMNCTKTCPKGLNPGKAIAEIKKMMATYKEKAARA; the protein is encoded by the exons ATGGCGGCGGCAGTGAGCGCGGGGCGGGCGGGGCTCGTGTCCTTGACGGGCGCCCCTCGGCGGGTGGCGGCGCAG GTCTGCCGCAGAGCGCATGCAGCAGCTGCGGCTGCCGTCGCCACAGAGGCCCCTGCGCGCATCAAGAAGTTCGCCATCTACCGGTGGAACCCGGACAATCCCGGAGAGAAACCTCGCATGCAGACCTACGAGGTGGACCTGAACAA GTGCGGGCCGATGGTTCTCGACGCCTTAATCAAAATCAAAAACGAAATGGACTCCACGTTGACGTTCCGCCGGTCCTGCAGAGAAG GCATTTGCGGCTCCTGTGCCATGAACATCAACGGGGGGAACACCTTGGCCTGCACCAGGAAGATTGACGACGACCTCGGCAAAGTCTCCAAGATCTACCCGCTCCCTCACATGTATGTGGTGAAAGACCTCGTCCCG gaTTTGAGCAACTTCTATGCTCAGTACAAAGCGATCCAGCCTTATTTGAAAAAGAAGGACGAGTCCAACCAGGGCAAAGAACAATACCTCCAGTCCATAGAGGAGCGGGAGAAGTTG GACGGGCTGTACGAATGCATCCTGTGTGCCTGCTGCAGCACCAGCTGCCCCAGTTACTGGTGGAACGGGGACAAGTACCTGGGCCCTGCCGTGCTCATGCAG GCCTACCGCTGGATGATCGACTCCCGGGACGACTACACGGAAGAGCGGCTGGCGCAGCTGGAGGACCCCTTCTCCCTCTACCGCTGCCACACCATCATGAACTGTACCAAGACCTGCCCCAAG GGCCTGAATCCCGGAAAAGCCATTGCAGAAATCAAGAAGATGATGGCCACTTAcaaggagaaggcagccagggctTAA